In Acyrthosiphon pisum isolate AL4f unplaced genomic scaffold, pea_aphid_22Mar2018_4r6ur Scaffold_67;HRSCAF=410, whole genome shotgun sequence, a genomic segment contains:
- the LOC115035070 gene encoding death-associated inhibitor of apoptosis 1-like: MIITVASSDGKDNYSIDTPAEEDRRQLINLISSTNTMDLPDLENNELNNYKGINSDEDILLHSVEENSDPQYPMYSSFLSRLKTYDSRSPQSYQDKYSLAQCGFTYTGTDDLVQCYYCGLLLGKWEKNDEPWSQHALHNPKC, encoded by the exons atgatCATAACTGTAGCATCATCAGATGGGAAGGATAATTATAGCATAGACACACCTGCTGAGGAAGACCGAAGACAATTAATAAATCTGATTTCGTCTACTAACACAATGGACTTACCagatttagaaaataatgaattaaacaattataaaggAATTAATAGTGATGAAGACATTCttt TGCATTCGGTGGAAGAGAACTCAGATCCACAATATCCTATGTATTCAAGCTTTTTATCAAGGTTGAAAACATATGATTCACGTTCACCACAATCATACCAAGATAAATATTCATTGGCTCAATGTGGATTCACTTACACTGGTACGGATGATTTGGTTCAATGTTACTACTGCGGGTTATTGTTGGGAAAATGGGAAAAAAATGATGAACCATGGAGTCAACACGCCTTGCATAACCCTAAATgc